In one window of Pseudodesulfovibrio sediminis DNA:
- a CDS encoding DVU_1557 family redox protein, with the protein MSVIRVPEADAAGWECASCGEKLVTKVVELVYLDAKFDVELPTCSKCGQVLITENLALGKMQQVERMLEDK; encoded by the coding sequence ATGAGCGTCATAAGAGTCCCTGAAGCAGATGCCGCTGGCTGGGAATGTGCGTCCTGTGGCGAGAAACTGGTCACCAAAGTTGTCGAGCTGGTATACCTGGACGCCAAATTCGATGTTGAACTCCCCACGTGCAGCAAGTGCGGACAGGTCTTGATCACGGAGAACCTCGCACTCGGTAAAATGCAGCAAGTGGAGCGAATGCTGGAGGACAAGTAG